A window of Saccharomyces paradoxus chromosome XIII, complete sequence contains these coding sequences:
- the YPT7 gene encoding Rab family GTPase YPT7 (Rab family GTPase~similar to YML001W): protein MSSRKKNILKVIILGDSGVGKTSLMHRYVNDKYSQQYKATIGADFLTKEVTVDGDKVATMQVWDTAGQERFQSLGVAFYRGADCCVLVYDVTNASSFENIKSWRDEFLVHANVNSPETFPFVILGNKIDAEESKKIVSEKSAQELAKSLGDIPLFLTSAKNAINVDTAFEEIARSALQQNQADTEAFEDDYNDAINIRLDGENNSCSC, encoded by the coding sequence ATGTCTtctagaaaaaagaatattctGAAAGTAATCATCTTAGGTGACTCTGGTGTTGGGAAGACCTCCTTGATGCACCGTTATGTCAACGATAAGTATTCTCAACAATATAAAGCAACAATTGGAGCTGACTTTTTAACGAAAGAAGTGACGGTCGACGGTGATAAAGTTGCCACCATGCAAGTTTGGGATACTGCTGGACAGGAACGTTTCCAATCATTGGGTGTTGCTTTCTATAGAGGTGCAGATTGCTGCGTTTTGGTCTACGATGTGACCAATGCTAGTTCTTTTGAGAATATTAAGTCTTGGCGAGATGAATTTCTAGTGCATGCCAACGTAAACTCGCCGGAAACATTTCCATTTGTTATACTGGGAAATAAAATTGATGCCGaagaatccaaaaaaattgtatcAGAAAAGTCTGCTCAAGAGCTTGCTAAGTCATTAGGCGACATTCCTTTGTTTCTAACAAGTGCCAAAAACGCCATAAACGTTGATACCGCATTTGAGGAAATTGCAAGAAGTGCTTTACAACAGAATCAAGCCGATACAGAAGCTTTTGAAGATGACTATAACGATGCCATCAATATTCGCCTAGATGGAGAGAATAATTCTTGTAGCTGTTGA
- the VRL1 gene encoding Vrl1p (similar to YML002W), producing MSVYHLPTLLNPLINAIFNCPEPERSPLKKLLANLKTRKFILLAPPSEYLLNYHDVKTKSPLHDLCYNAEFINSYILLMTENSYINTNSRDSHYETLDGKTVVIQWKNNVIHALNGFHIKRRLKILDIKILPNFNDYFEGATDFIILFIDQPLNCEFVPNDYLQCFHSYEKIPKNAHAMPNLPIDICQQERSSFENILHIHPTQLTQLGQMFSNYRTLAPSDDPSKEIFESMVQQAFDGMKSDSLFKKFSNLYDLIHDYCELNLYDDIWSRLTTHFKGHEVDSEKYKYFSVNQLLADFYSKDYREFRLNDIILIEKRVHLASKHFQKLALTHSYAEKSRILVETLQKLSGTTEMDSHQRDLPDELNNLTMDADTLISLFVLVVCRSDQRHLKSHLYYLQNFSNNSSSTKFGILGYAVSTLEAVVCYFEDFSKNTGSMAKPNVLCEKTKNLLDKLSCENSTNELEDLETYKDILLYRNEQGQSILSICITNNKNCILLDILSEYENIFPIEDLLDDEAIDGSTLLIESIKAGNLEAAKILIRIMMFNCTEEELISYINKTDKYARTVAHYLTYEMDILKSIGNYVDWKRKNSSGQTPLFSIFRSYDQPNYEEMVKTAFDIANTWYRKHNSLFDYLDHTDNKGNSLLHVLKTNVSILLQLTKLDINGENYKGLTPLMVYVKYKRLSNIDAITKDRRLILEKVQKSTFFTCFDYAKDHSVLSKIGERGVKDSLFGLIYFHSLRYHNLNATTNVTFVSSTEKPFATTVINMKTIQGLLRSILKDNPFTFLPLNTYIDEISHLNRSDLTIVGKTDVVSLLHQLTNCFNVLLFLKKIPENLFTDEASILYWMRINTSKRNQKPSRKDNPKTMEPEEINMIQSFLRFNFDEISSFKASLNILRKVLIFISLKANDFEDAYDGLNEMGKKLANSKAASAFTGIITNNNMFSDLSLAELLENVRFLEQCTIQLSDFVQIILFDKIPNWWKHYGEFLAVNKNYRKAFPSIVKPKSTTDTSSHVPLGGFIETKREQSEQRLAVQIKASSKMLKELGSEIFVAHEKLAEELSNYMEFRKACLDQRSIIAFATTNISVLQECI from the coding sequence ATGTCAGTTTACCATCTACCCACACTGTTGAATCCGCTAATTAACGCTATATTTAACTGCCCTGAACCGGAAAGATCTCCATTGAAAAAGCTTCTTGCTAATTTAAAAACCCGTAAGTTTATCCTCCTAGCACCTCCTTCAGAATACCTTTTGAATTACCACGATGTCAAGACCAAATCGCCGTTACATGATCTTTGTTATAATGCTGAGTTTATTAACTCTTACATATTGCTAATGACTGAGAATTCTTACATAAACACGAATTCACGAGACAGTCATTATGAAACGTTGGACGGTAAGACCGTTGTTATTCAGTGGAAAAATAATGTCATTCATGCCTTAAATGGATTTCATATAAAGCGAAGATTGAAGATTTTAGATATAAAGATATTACCTAACTTTAATGACTACTTTGAAGGCGCAACTGATTTTATCATATTATTCATAGATCAACCTTTAAATTGCGAATTTGTGCCTAACGACTATTTACAATGTTTTCATAGTTATGagaaaataccaaaaaatgCACATGCTATGCCAAATCTGCCGATAGACATTTGCCAACAAGAAAGATCATCATTTGAGAATATATTACATATTCATCCCACCCAATTAACACAGCTGGGCCAGATGTTTTCGAATTATAGAACGCTTGCACCTAGTGATGATCCGTCtaaggaaatttttgaaagcaTGGTTCAACAAGCATTTGATGGAATGAAATCCGATTCacttttcaagaaattttctAACCTTTACGATCTTATACACGACTATTGTGAGCTGAATCTTTACGATGATATTTGGTCTAGGCTTACTACACATTTCAAAGGCCATGAAGTGGACAGcgaaaaatataaatatttttcagtGAACCAATTATTAGCAGATTTTTACTCAAAAGATTATAGAGAATTCAGATTGAACGACATTATTCTTATTGAAAAACGCGTCCATCTAGCGTCCaaacattttcaaaagctgGCTTTAACCCATTCATACGCCGAGAAATCTAGAATATTGGTTGAAACTCTGCAGAAATTATCGGGCACCACCGAAATGGATTCGCATCAACGAGATCTACCAGATGAATTGAATAATTTGACAATGGATGCGGACACTTTAATCAGCCTTTTTGTGCTTGTTGTTTGCAGAAGTGATCAGAGGCATCTTAAAAGCCACCTTTATTatttgcaaaatttttcgaATAACTCCTCTTCTACAAAATTCGGAATTTTAGGGTATGCTGTATCCACACTGGAAGCTGTGGTTTGTTATTTCGAAGATTTCAGCAAAAATACTGGCAGCATGGCGAAACCTAACGTACTATgtgaaaaaactaaaaattTACTGGATAAGTTGTCCTGTGAAAACTCCACAAATGAATTAGAAGATCTGGAAACATACAAGGATATTTTGCTGTACAGAAATGAGCAAGGACAATCCATTCTATCTATATGTATAACCAACAATAAAAACTGCATTTTATTAGATATTCTTTCTGAATATGAAAACATTTTTCCAATAGAAGACCTCTTAGATGACGAAGCTATTGATGGTTCTACGCTACTTATAGAATCAATTAAAGCAGGAAACTTAGAAGCTGCGAAAATACTCATAAGGATCATGATGTTTAATTGCACTGAAGAAGAGCTGATTTCGTATATCAATAAAACGGATAAATATGCACGTACTGTAGCCCATTATCTAACATATGAAATGGATATACTTAAAAGCATCGGAAACTATGTTGATTggaaacgaaaaaattCTAGTGGGCAAACGcctttattttctatttttagAAGTTATGACCAACCGAATTATGAAGAGATGGTGAAGACAGCATTTGATATCGCAAATACTTGGTATCGAAAGCACAACAGTTTGTTTGACTATTTAGATCATACAGACAATAAAGGTAATAGCTTGTTGCatgttttgaaaacaaacgTTTCAATCCTTTTGCAACTAACTAAACTAGATATCAATGGGGAAAATTATAAGGGGTTGACACCATTGATGGTATATGTTAAGTACAAAAGACTAAGCAATATTGACGCCATCACGAAAGACCGTCGACTAATATTAGAAAAGGTCCAAAAgtcaactttttttacttgTTTCGATTATGCAAAAGATCACTCGGTATTAAGCAAGATAGGAGAAAGGGGAGTCAAGGATTCACTTTTTGGATTGATATACTTTCATTCTTTGCGATATCATAACTTAAATGCTACAACGAATGTAACATTCGTTTCAAGTACAGAGAAACCTTTCGCCACTACTGTTATTAATATGAAAACAATTCAAGGCTTGCTACGCTCAATTCTGAAAGATAATCCGTTCACCTTTTTGCCACTAAATACCTACATCGATGAAATATCGCATTTAAACCGTTCTGATTTAACAATAGTCGGGAAAACAGATGTCGTATCGCTACTTCACCAATTAACTAACTGTTTCAACGTGCTTCtgttcttgaaaaaaattccgGAAAATTTGTTCACGGATGAGGCTTCTATCTTATATTGGATGCGCATAAACacttccaaaagaaatcagaaaccttcaagaaaagataatcCAAAAACAATGGAACCGGAAGAAATTAATATGATACAAAGCTTTTTACGTTTTAATTTCGATGAGATTTCGTCATTTAAGGCAAGCTTGAATATTTTAAGGAAGGTCTTAATATTTATTAGTTTAAAAGccaatgattttgaagacgCTTATGACGGTCTTAACGAAATGGGTAAAAAATTAGCTAATAGCAAAGCGGCCAGTGCATTTACAGGAATtataacaaataataatatgtTCAGTGACTTATCACTAGCAGAGTTATTAGAGAACGTGCGTTTCCTAGAACAGTGTACTATCCAGCTATCTGACTTCGTCCAGATAAttttatttgataaaatccCAAACTGGTGGAAACATTATGGTGAGTTCTTAGCCGTTAATAAAAACTATCGGAAGGCTTTTCCTAGTATTGTTAAACCAAAGAGCACGACGGATACCTCTAGCCATGTCCCACTTGGCGGTTTTATTGAAACGAAGCGTGAGCAATCGGAGCAAAGATTGGCGGTTCAAATAAAGGCCTCTTCAAAAATGCTCAAAGAACTTGGAAGCGAAATTTTCGTAGCTCACGAAAAATTAGCCGAAGAGTTAAGCAATTATATGGAGTTTAGAAAGGCATGTTTGGATCAACGTAGTATTATAGCATTTGCTACAACCAACATTAGCGTTCTTCAAGAATGTATTTGA